From Drosophila virilis strain 15010-1051.87 chromosome X, Dvir_AGI_RSII-ME, whole genome shotgun sequence, the proteins below share one genomic window:
- the LOC6633730 gene encoding uncharacterized protein isoform X2 encodes MRGQTTGPSGKMYTILVGLAMLLPAVLGHGRLMDPPARNAMWRFGYPNPVNYNDNELFCGGYAVQWEQNSGRCGVCGDAYHVKSPRPHEAGGEYAKGIISRYYTAGQEIDVEVELTANHYGRFEMYLCPNNNPRQEATQECFDRYPLFISGSREHRYLIPRNTKKKDIFRYSVRLPAYVTCTQCVLQWTYYTANMWGTCSNGTEAVGCGKAETFRNCADIAIISNTGGGVPPIFVNNRSPYLLYYRDYRAPDDNNVFPLIVRNATRHARKRKPPTA; translated from the exons ATGCGCGGCCAGACGACGGGTCCCAGTGGAAAGATGTACACAATTCTAGTTGGATTG GCGATGCTGTTGCCTGCGGTGCTGGGCCATGGCAGGCTGATGGATCCGCCGGCACGGAATGCCATGTGGCGCTTTGGCTATCCCAATCCGGTCAACTACAATGACAACGAGCTCTTCTGCGGTGGCTATGCGGTCCAGTGGGAGCAGAACAGCGGTCGCTGCGGCGTTTGCGGCGATGCCTACCATGTGAAATCGCCGCGACCGCACGAGGCGGGCGGCGAGTATGCCAAGGGCATCATATCGCGCTACTATACTGCCGGCCAGGAGATTGACGTTGAGGTGGAACTGACGGCCAATCATTATGGTCGCTTTGAGATGTATCTGTGCCCCAATAATAATCCCCGACAGGAGGCCACCCAGGAGTGCTTCGATCGCTATCCATTGTTCATTTCGGGCAGTCGGGAGCATCGATACCTTATTCCGCGCAACACCAAGAAGAAGGACATATTTCGCTATAGCGTCCGCCTGCCAGCGTATGTCACCTGCACCCAGTGCGTCCTTCAGTGGACCTACTACACGGCCAATATGTGGGGTACCTGCTCCAACGGCACCGAAGCCGTCGGCTGCGGCAAGGCGG AAACGTTCCGCAACTGCGCGGACATTGCCATCATCTCCAATACGGGCGGCGGCGTACCGCCtatttttgtcaacaatagaTCCCCGTACTTGCTGTACTATCGTGATTATCGGGCGCCCGACGATAACAATGTGTTCCCACTGATTGTGCG CAATGCCACGCGGCATGCGCGCAAACGCAAGCCACCAACCGCTTAA